A window of Dehalococcoidia bacterium contains these coding sequences:
- a CDS encoding TetR/AcrR family transcriptional regulator: MASKDLDMLGSFSEVVDKLGQQAGHKKWEIVKAAAGLFIRKGTLNTGVRDIAEASGITVGTLYHYFRSKDEIISAFLDFAVQSTNEFVRMTTEILAKLPPREVMERAIKLYMEYTNEAQSIVLFWHQETRNLPPDQRKRLMENDVVLASLFERLIELGRQQGIYKIKDAALAAHSIIVLGDMWAFRRWWLGRRYTSDQYIDEQTRFILHGLYNGSL, translated from the coding sequence ATGGCGAGTAAAGATCTGGATATGCTGGGCAGTTTCAGCGAGGTAGTGGATAAGCTCGGGCAGCAGGCTGGTCATAAGAAATGGGAGATAGTCAAGGCGGCTGCGGGGCTTTTTATCAGGAAGGGCACCCTGAATACCGGCGTGCGGGACATAGCCGAGGCCAGCGGTATAACTGTGGGGACGCTGTATCATTATTTTCGATCCAAGGACGAGATAATCTCGGCCTTTCTCGATTTCGCCGTTCAGAGCACTAATGAATTCGTGCGAATGACCACCGAGATCCTGGCCAAGCTGCCTCCCCGCGAAGTGATGGAGCGGGCAATCAAGCTTTACATGGAATATACCAATGAAGCGCAGAGCATTGTCCTTTTCTGGCACCAGGAAACCAGAAACCTGCCTCCCGACCAGAGAAAGAGGCTGATGGAAAACGATGTCGTGCTTGCCTCACTGTTTGAGAGACTGATCGAGCTGGGACGTCAACAGGGCATATACAAGATAAAGGACGCTGCGCTGGCGGCACATTCAATCATAGTTCTGGGCGATATGTGGGCTTTCCGGCGCTGGTGGCTGGGGCGCCGCTATACATCGGATCAGTACATAGATGAGCAGACCAGATTCATCCTGCACGGATTATATAACGGAAGTTTATAA
- a CDS encoding divergent PAP2 family protein, producing MNLLINQTVDGAAAWKAIWVPLVAWFVAQALKVLINFVRKKNFNLSLMWSPGGMPSAHSALMCALATTIGLMYGFDSPLFAISLAVAFIVMYDAAGVRRTVGFQSTMLNKMLDELFKGDKEFSQRLAEIIGHTKWEVFAGAMLGIVMGIIFTWPWA from the coding sequence ATGAACTTATTAATTAATCAGACAGTTGACGGGGCGGCGGCCTGGAAGGCCATCTGGGTGCCTCTGGTGGCATGGTTCGTGGCGCAGGCGCTCAAGGTACTTATTAATTTCGTACGCAAGAAAAATTTCAACCTGTCCTTAATGTGGAGCCCGGGCGGTATGCCCAGCGCACACTCGGCGCTGATGTGCGCGCTGGCTACAACCATCGGCCTGATGTACGGATTCGATTCACCGCTCTTCGCCATCTCGCTGGCGGTGGCTTTTATCGTGATGTACGACGCCGCCGGCGTGCGTCGTACAGTGGGCTTCCAGTCTACCATGCTCAATAAGATGCTGGATGAGCTCTTCAAGGGCGACAAAGAGTTCAGCCAGAGGCTGGCCGAGATCATCGGCCATACCAAATGGGAGGTCTTTGCCGGGGCCATGCTGGGCATTGTGATGGGCATCATCTTTACCTGGCCCTGGGCCTGA
- a CDS encoding APC family permease, with protein MAENKPEVLQRKVGLFETIAMIVGLVIGAGIFGMTATITGMTGPSVFIAFILACLPSLFVVLFEIQLTGTLPVTGANYVTVTRVLSPFWGGIISFSAVLALLAANILVAVIFADYFIAFVQAFNPAFTMDGRILTIGILVFFALINYLGVSLASWLQIVFFLIFVIGMVIFAIVGMANFDATKLTPLFPKGTIMFVVAVVLASYVWSGLLALADIGGEIKNPRRNLPLALIIAFFIILALYTIQPLALAATMDWQEVAKIGNPAIMVDAARLMPGWGLYIIFIAALGAIVTTINALTWSASRDLVAWARDGMFPKAVAHLSKFKTPDVAILIIVIIEVLGAMIAATIDKYALASVLASSLITIILAWCVFRIPKKMPDLYKKSLFKFNTFWRWFTYIGALITSSIILLSGIFLDMMDENGDPTRFPWVVLIFVGSLVLGMIWYVIRRAYLKGKGVDLDGNMRNVADATLAEAEEKLTA; from the coding sequence TTGGCAGAAAATAAACCTGAAGTCTTGCAGAGGAAAGTCGGGCTATTCGAGACTATAGCTATGATAGTCGGCCTAGTTATCGGTGCGGGCATCTTCGGGATGACGGCAACGATCACGGGCATGACCGGCCCCAGCGTTTTCATCGCCTTCATACTCGCCTGTCTACCGTCCCTTTTCGTGGTGCTTTTCGAGATTCAGCTTACAGGCACGCTGCCGGTGACGGGCGCCAACTATGTCACGGTAACGCGGGTCCTTTCGCCGTTCTGGGGCGGTATCATATCTTTTTCAGCCGTATTGGCCTTGCTGGCCGCCAATATACTAGTTGCAGTAATTTTTGCAGACTATTTCATTGCATTCGTCCAGGCATTTAACCCTGCCTTTACCATGGACGGCAGAATATTGACGATCGGCATACTTGTGTTTTTCGCATTAATCAATTATCTCGGCGTCTCGCTGGCAAGCTGGTTACAAATAGTCTTTTTCCTTATATTTGTGATAGGCATGGTAATCTTCGCTATCGTCGGCATGGCTAATTTCGATGCAACCAAACTTACGCCGTTATTCCCCAAGGGCACCATCATGTTTGTGGTGGCGGTGGTGCTGGCTAGCTACGTATGGTCGGGCCTGCTGGCGCTGGCCGATATCGGCGGCGAGATCAAGAATCCACGCAGGAATCTACCGCTGGCTTTGATCATCGCGTTCTTTATCATACTTGCGCTGTATACCATCCAGCCGCTGGCGCTGGCCGCCACCATGGACTGGCAGGAGGTCGCCAAGATCGGCAATCCCGCCATCATGGTGGATGCGGCCAGGTTGATGCCGGGCTGGGGTCTCTACATTATCTTTATCGCTGCCCTGGGCGCGATCGTTACCACCATCAATGCGCTGACCTGGTCGGCCTCGCGTGACCTGGTAGCCTGGGCGCGCGACGGCATGTTCCCCAAAGCCGTTGCCCACCTGAGCAAATTCAAGACACCGGACGTCGCTATATTGATCATTGTCATTATCGAGGTTCTGGGAGCGATGATCGCGGCCACCATTGATAAATACGCGCTGGCCTCGGTACTGGCCTCCAGCCTGATCACCATCATTCTGGCCTGGTGTGTATTCCGCATCCCCAAAAAGATGCCGGACCTGTACAAGAAATCACTGTTTAAATTCAATACCTTCTGGCGCTGGTTTACCTATATCGGCGCACTGATTACCTCCAGTATTATACTGTTATCGGGCATTTTCCTCGATATGATGGATGAGAACGGCGACCCGACCAGGTTTCCCTGGGTAGTGCTGATCTTTGTTGGATCGCTGGTGCTCGGCATGATATGGTATGTTATACGTCGGGCATACCTTAAGGGCAAAGGGGTGGACCTCGACGGCAATATGCGGAACGTGGCCGATGCTACTCTGGCGGAAGCTGAGGAGAAACTGACAGCCTGA
- a CDS encoding glycerol-3-phosphate acyltransferase: MNNDLSLICIPIALLLGAIPSSFIVAMLAAKIDIRDEPDGKISAAAVYRRVGLPPFIIAVIMDMGKGALSVLIAQWLNAGPLLVMLAGVIAVISHQWSIFLRFQGGRGATVMGGVLACICTVPTLVGAAVAGLMALWIKNNSASFGIGIVALSIVLFALQWTDISVPPILIVTPSLPPPFTSYQVLIGYPVLLGLLMMIKALQVKYRPGAKLKPHRGSAT, translated from the coding sequence ATGAACAATGATCTGAGCCTGATCTGTATCCCGATCGCCTTGTTGCTGGGCGCAATCCCTTCTTCTTTCATCGTCGCCATGCTTGCGGCAAAGATAGATATCAGGGACGAGCCGGACGGCAAGATCAGCGCTGCTGCGGTCTACCGCAGGGTGGGGCTGCCGCCATTTATAATCGCGGTCATTATGGATATGGGGAAGGGGGCTCTGTCTGTACTGATCGCCCAGTGGTTGAATGCCGGGCCGCTGCTGGTCATGCTGGCAGGTGTAATCGCGGTTATCAGCCATCAGTGGTCCATCTTCCTGCGCTTCCAGGGCGGGCGAGGCGCCACAGTCATGGGAGGTGTGCTGGCCTGCATATGCACGGTGCCCACGCTGGTCGGGGCTGCCGTTGCAGGGTTGATGGCTCTATGGATTAAAAACAACAGCGCAAGCTTCGGTATTGGCATCGTAGCCCTCTCAATAGTGCTTTTTGCCCTGCAATGGACAGATATCTCGGTTCCTCCCATTTTAATAGTCACACCCTCGCTTCCGCCGCCGTTTACTTCATACCAGGTGCTTATAGGCTATCCGGTGTTGCTGGGCCTACTGATGATGATCAAAGCGCTGCAGGTTAAATACAGGCCGGGAGCCAAATTGAAACCGCATAGGGGAAGCGCTACATGA
- a CDS encoding enoyl-CoA hydratase/isomerase family protein, with protein sequence MAYETVIYEKIDGIAVIKLNRPRVLNAINAQLVRDFHQALAEAALDTEVKGVIIKGEGRAFCSGDDLSESPLGMQVGDILRHIEVLQDTTRIMLNMEKPVIAAVHGYALGAGCEWAMSADIRVAAEGTKFGFPETNVGAGITNGGTKLLPLLIGIGRAKWMAFTNERIDAKTAEQWGLVNFVVPADKLDETATAMIKKITANSALSIKLTKKQLNYGVYQDYEQQFDLEAHDVVLCVTGMEAAMRAKAALDKTKKK encoded by the coding sequence ATGGCATACGAGACTGTGATCTACGAAAAAATCGACGGTATAGCGGTCATCAAGCTCAATCGTCCCAGGGTACTGAACGCCATCAACGCGCAGCTGGTAAGGGATTTCCACCAGGCGTTGGCCGAGGCGGCGCTGGATACGGAAGTCAAGGGCGTTATCATTAAAGGGGAGGGACGGGCGTTTTGCTCAGGTGATGATCTTTCAGAAAGCCCGCTGGGCATGCAGGTTGGGGACATCCTGCGCCATATCGAAGTGCTGCAGGACACCACGCGCATCATGTTGAATATGGAGAAGCCTGTCATCGCCGCCGTGCATGGTTATGCTTTGGGTGCAGGCTGTGAGTGGGCCATGAGCGCTGATATACGTGTAGCAGCCGAGGGTACCAAGTTCGGCTTCCCCGAGACTAATGTAGGGGCAGGCATCACCAATGGCGGCACAAAGCTGCTGCCGCTGCTTATCGGAATCGGCCGTGCCAAGTGGATGGCCTTCACCAATGAACGAATAGATGCTAAGACAGCCGAACAATGGGGGCTGGTTAACTTCGTAGTACCTGCAGATAAGCTGGATGAGACGGCCACGGCTATGATTAAGAAGATAACCGCCAACTCGGCGTTATCCATCAAGCTGACCAAGAAACAGCTGAACTATGGCGTCTACCAGGATTATGAACAGCAGTTCGATCTGGAAGCGCATGATGTGGTGTTGTGTGTAACGGGCATGGAGGCTGCCATGCGGGCCAAGGCGGCGCTGGATAAGACTAAAAAGAAATAA
- a CDS encoding amidohydrolase family protein has product MIIDFRVTVPIREWVDDVEEAKRLFLNSFMRGYAESAYEVSAMYEVTAESMVKAMDAAGVTYGVLQAEWALGDYRKLNDAAYQIARKYPKKFPRYYLTVNALEDDDMVKVVEREVKERGFSGVNFQTWAQRMYPNDKRLYPVYAKCQELGIPVTIHSSINFTIDRSIDFSRPVYIDHIACDFPDLKIVANHGGWPWVNELVAVAWKHKNVYIEIGAVAPKYIGTTGTGWEPLMVYGNSLLQDRVLFATDDMVPWQRCVDELKALPLKDKVKEKWLGLNAAGLLGL; this is encoded by the coding sequence ATGATCATCGATTTCAGGGTTACTGTGCCTATCCGCGAATGGGTTGATGACGTGGAGGAAGCCAAGCGTTTATTCCTGAACAGCTTTATGCGGGGATATGCAGAGTCTGCATATGAAGTCTCCGCTATGTATGAAGTGACTGCCGAGAGCATGGTCAAGGCCATGGATGCCGCAGGCGTTACATATGGTGTGCTGCAGGCCGAGTGGGCGCTGGGAGACTACAGGAAACTTAACGACGCCGCCTATCAAATAGCCAGGAAGTATCCCAAGAAGTTCCCGCGCTATTACCTGACCGTTAACGCGCTGGAAGATGACGATATGGTGAAAGTCGTCGAACGCGAGGTCAAGGAGCGCGGCTTCAGCGGCGTCAACTTCCAGACCTGGGCTCAACGCATGTATCCCAATGATAAACGGCTTTACCCTGTCTATGCCAAATGCCAGGAGCTGGGCATACCGGTGACTATTCATTCCTCTATCAACTTCACCATTGACCGCAGCATCGACTTCAGCCGTCCCGTGTATATCGATCATATAGCGTGTGATTTTCCCGATCTTAAGATCGTTGCCAATCACGGTGGCTGGCCGTGGGTGAACGAGCTGGTGGCAGTGGCCTGGAAACATAAAAATGTCTATATCGAAATCGGAGCGGTGGCACCCAAGTACATCGGTACCACCGGGACAGGTTGGGAGCCACTGATGGTATATGGCAACAGCCTGCTGCAGGACCGCGTGCTCTTCGCTACGGACGACATGGTACCCTGGCAGCGCTGCGTGGACGAACTTAAAGCCCTTCCGCTCAAAGACAAGGTCAAGGAGAAATGGCTGGGTCTTAATGCGGCCGGATTATTGGGCCTGTAA
- a CDS encoding enoyl-CoA hydratase/isomerase family protein — translation MSILIYEKKDHIAYITLNRPDKLNTMSVELSRLLIKALHDFDADDDLYVGIITGAGERSFCAGADLTDTEHIDLGVNWEADYDWQLANIKKPLIAAVNGYCLGAGFTLALCCDIRIASEKASLGTPDQKLNTVDAYASIMLSRMIPASTAMEVLMTGERLSAQEAYRIGLVSRLVPPAELIPAAATLAGKICGNGPVALWACKDINRRARYMSLEDSLAIFKAVTGPILKMDDTREGITAFFEKRPPVWQLK, via the coding sequence ATGTCAATTCTCATATACGAGAAGAAGGATCATATCGCATACATCACGCTCAACCGTCCTGATAAATTGAATACCATGAGCGTGGAGCTCAGCCGCCTACTGATTAAAGCGCTGCATGATTTCGATGCCGATGATGATCTCTATGTCGGTATCATTACAGGGGCCGGAGAGAGGTCGTTCTGCGCTGGGGCTGACCTGACCGATACCGAACATATAGACCTGGGTGTCAATTGGGAGGCTGATTACGACTGGCAGCTGGCTAACATCAAGAAGCCGCTGATCGCCGCCGTCAACGGCTACTGCCTGGGCGCGGGATTCACACTGGCTCTTTGCTGCGATATCAGGATTGCATCGGAGAAGGCCTCGCTCGGTACACCGGATCAGAAGCTGAATACGGTGGATGCCTATGCATCGATCATGCTTTCGCGCATGATCCCGGCATCCACTGCCATGGAGGTGTTGATGACGGGTGAGCGGTTAAGCGCACAGGAGGCCTACCGCATCGGCCTTGTCAGCAGGCTGGTGCCCCCTGCGGAGCTGATACCGGCCGCCGCAACCCTGGCGGGGAAGATATGCGGCAACGGGCCGGTTGCACTGTGGGCCTGCAAAGATATCAATAGAAGGGCCCGTTATATGTCACTGGAGGACAGCCTCGCCATATTTAAAGCTGTCACAGGACCCATTCTGAAGATGGATGATACCAGGGAGGGCATCACCGCTTTTTTTGAGAAAAGGCCACCTGTCTGGCAACTGAAGTAA
- a CDS encoding amino acid permease yields MAEQKPEVMKRTMGLFEAVAMITGLVVGASIFVLVPSMTGMAGPSVYLAYAAAAIPAIFVVLYEIQLTGTLPVTGANFVTVTRVLNPFWGAVISFSAVLAIIASNILVAVGFSQYLIAFIQTFNPAFSLHPWVLPILIVAFFALINYLGVQIANWVQAILFVAFILGMVIFSIVGTANMNPANLTPLFPNGIMMFVVVMVLATFSWAGLVALADIGGEVKNPRRNLPLALIIAFIIIVVLYTWQPFALVASMGWQEVAKAGSPAIMLQAGKLMPGVGIWIIFIAAMGAILTTINALTMSCARDLVAWARDGLMPKAAVHLHPKFKTPDVAILIVLILEVVGIMFSATIDKYALAAVLALMLIQVVSAYCVLRIPSKLPELYKKAIFKFNGFWRWFTFLGTVITSGFILLMGIFLDTMDKDGNPTQVPYTVLVFILVLVVGIIYYVIRKAYLKSKGIDLSANLQKVADATLAEAEEKLSM; encoded by the coding sequence TTGGCAGAACAAAAACCCGAGGTAATGAAACGGACTATGGGGCTGTTCGAGGCGGTGGCCATGATCACCGGCCTGGTGGTGGGTGCTTCCATCTTTGTACTGGTCCCCAGCATGACCGGCATGGCCGGACCCAGCGTTTATCTGGCCTATGCGGCGGCGGCCATACCCGCCATTTTCGTGGTGCTTTATGAAATCCAGTTGACCGGTACTCTGCCCGTGACCGGCGCCAACTTCGTTACAGTCACGCGGGTTCTCAATCCTTTCTGGGGCGCTGTTATTTCGTTTTCAGCCGTGCTGGCTATAATCGCATCAAATATCCTGGTGGCCGTAGGTTTCTCTCAGTATTTAATCGCTTTTATTCAGACTTTTAATCCGGCTTTTAGCCTTCATCCCTGGGTACTGCCCATACTGATCGTAGCCTTCTTCGCTCTGATCAACTATCTGGGCGTGCAGATAGCCAACTGGGTCCAGGCTATCCTGTTTGTTGCTTTCATACTGGGCATGGTCATCTTCAGCATCGTCGGCACCGCCAACATGAACCCGGCTAATCTCACTCCCCTTTTCCCCAACGGGATCATGATGTTCGTGGTGGTGATGGTACTGGCCACCTTCTCATGGGCGGGCCTGGTGGCCCTGGCTGACATCGGCGGCGAGGTAAAGAATCCGCGTCGCAACCTGCCTCTGGCGTTGATCATCGCTTTCATAATCATCGTGGTGCTGTACACCTGGCAGCCGTTCGCACTGGTCGCGTCAATGGGCTGGCAGGAGGTGGCCAAGGCCGGCTCACCCGCTATCATGCTGCAGGCCGGTAAGCTGATGCCGGGCGTGGGCATCTGGATTATCTTCATCGCGGCTATGGGCGCCATTCTCACCACCATCAACGCGCTGACCATGTCATGCGCTCGTGACCTGGTGGCTTGGGCGCGTGACGGCCTAATGCCTAAAGCTGCAGTGCATCTGCATCCTAAATTCAAGACGCCGGATGTGGCTATTCTGATAGTCCTCATACTGGAAGTGGTAGGTATAATGTTTTCCGCCACCATTGATAAGTACGCTCTGGCGGCTGTATTGGCGTTGATGCTGATACAGGTTGTCTCTGCCTACTGCGTGCTGCGCATTCCCAGCAAGCTGCCGGAACTGTACAAGAAGGCCATCTTCAAATTCAACGGGTTCTGGCGCTGGTTCACCTTCCTGGGAACGGTAATCACTTCAGGCTTCATACTGCTGATGGGCATCTTCCTCGATACCATGGATAAGGACGGCAATCCAACCCAGGTGCCATACACCGTCCTGGTGTTTATCCTGGTCCTGGTAGTCGGCATTATCTATTACGTAATACGCAAGGCTTACCTGAAGAGCAAGGGTATTGACCTGAGCGCAAACCTTCAGAAAGTTGCCGATGCCACCCTGGCTGAAGCTGAAGAAAAGCTTTCCATGTGA
- a CDS encoding CoA transferase produces the protein MASALDGVKVIELSTWFAGPTCGMWLGEHGADVVRVEPVEGDPLRAMFSSGVLPAELDIGFNWMWEMANRSKRCITLDLKQEESRKIMHKMVEQADVFLANLRPSTLKRARMDYDTLIKLNPRLVYCNITGYGSKGPGADWQAFDETAFWTRSGIMSTMGEPGTPAVPLRGAMGDNTTGVFALGAISLALYSREKTGKGQLVELSLYGNGMWVAGIDVQGALVYNMELGRQSRFAVGNPLYNTYAAKDDKWFMFQMLQTDRFWPGVCKSVGREDWLTKYPTHGDRCKASAELIKLLDAEFAKQPRDYFAPRFDENGLIWAPAQTPTEVIKDPVALENGYVIEYDHFNYGKVKGIRCPIQLKGTPERTPFGAPEFGQHTEEVLLELGYSWEDIGAFKEKKVIL, from the coding sequence ATGGCATCAGCACTGGATGGAGTAAAAGTTATTGAGCTCTCCACTTGGTTTGCCGGTCCCACCTGCGGCATGTGGCTGGGCGAGCATGGCGCCGACGTTGTCAGGGTGGAGCCGGTCGAGGGCGACCCGTTAAGGGCCATGTTCTCATCGGGCGTACTGCCGGCGGAGTTGGACATAGGATTTAACTGGATGTGGGAGATGGCCAACCGCAGCAAGCGTTGCATCACTCTCGACCTCAAACAGGAAGAGAGCCGCAAGATCATGCATAAGATGGTGGAACAGGCCGACGTCTTCCTGGCCAATCTGCGGCCGTCCACACTCAAGCGGGCCAGGATGGATTACGATACTTTAATCAAGCTGAATCCGCGCCTGGTCTACTGCAATATAACCGGCTACGGCTCGAAGGGTCCGGGCGCAGACTGGCAGGCATTTGATGAGACGGCTTTCTGGACGCGTTCGGGCATAATGTCGACTATGGGCGAGCCGGGCACGCCGGCCGTCCCGCTGCGGGGTGCGATGGGAGACAATACAACCGGCGTTTTTGCGCTGGGCGCCATTTCGCTGGCGCTCTATTCCCGTGAGAAGACCGGCAAGGGGCAGCTGGTCGAGCTGTCTCTTTACGGCAACGGCATGTGGGTCGCCGGCATAGACGTGCAGGGCGCGCTGGTATATAACATGGAACTGGGCAGGCAATCCAGGTTCGCCGTGGGGAATCCTCTGTACAATACCTACGCTGCCAAAGACGACAAGTGGTTTATGTTCCAGATGCTGCAGACCGACCGCTTCTGGCCGGGCGTGTGTAAAAGTGTGGGAAGGGAAGACTGGCTGACCAAGTACCCCACGCACGGAGACAGGTGCAAGGCCAGCGCCGAGCTGATCAAGCTGCTGGACGCCGAGTTTGCCAAGCAGCCACGCGATTACTTCGCCCCCAGGTTCGATGAGAACGGCCTGATCTGGGCGCCGGCGCAGACTCCCACCGAGGTCATCAAAGATCCTGTGGCCCTGGAGAACGGTTACGTCATCGAATATGATCATTTCAACTACGGAAAAGTCAAAGGCATCCGCTGTCCCATCCAGCTCAAGGGCACACCCGAGCGCACTCCTTTCGGTGCGCCCGAGTTCGGCCAGCACACCGAGGAGGTGCTGCTGGAGCTTGGATACAGCTGGGAAGATATCGGCGCCTTTAAAGAGAAAAAGGTCATATTGTAG
- a CDS encoding 1-phosphofructokinase family hexose kinase has translation MILTVTLNPAVDRTYLIRDFAWNRTIRADQVVPGMGGKGTDASLVLGELGYSSLALGFAAGNNGRMMEKMLHERGCRTDFVWVNGETRINIVIIGSAGQGQTTLTEPGLKIDPGALDKFRKKFRSALKGVSCVIIGGTVPPGVDASIYTELVSSAREAGLPVIFDASGPGLKAGMEGRPTIAKPNIDEIAELCGRTVNNLEQACQAGIEIQDRYGAMLVITLGKEGALAILGERAYRIPVLKIPVASAAGAGDSILAGLAAALSAGRPVEDGLRLGFAAAAAVCLTTATADCRRTDVERLLPQVELIEYRE, from the coding sequence ATGATCCTGACCGTTACACTCAATCCCGCCGTCGACCGCACCTATTTGATCAGGGATTTCGCCTGGAACCGCACCATCCGGGCCGATCAGGTGGTGCCGGGCATGGGTGGAAAGGGCACCGATGCCTCGCTGGTGCTGGGGGAGCTCGGCTACTCCAGCCTGGCGCTGGGCTTCGCAGCGGGCAACAACGGCAGGATGATGGAGAAAATGCTGCACGAGCGTGGCTGCCGCACCGATTTCGTATGGGTTAACGGTGAGACGCGCATCAATATCGTTATCATCGGCAGCGCCGGCCAGGGACAGACCACGCTGACCGAGCCGGGACTCAAGATAGATCCCGGCGCGCTCGATAAATTTCGCAAGAAATTTAGATCCGCTCTGAAAGGAGTTTCCTGTGTTATCATCGGCGGCACCGTTCCGCCCGGAGTGGATGCATCTATATACACCGAGTTGGTAAGCAGCGCGAGGGAAGCAGGCCTGCCCGTGATCTTCGATGCCAGCGGGCCGGGCCTTAAGGCCGGAATGGAAGGCCGGCCTACCATCGCCAAGCCCAACATCGATGAGATCGCTGAGCTTTGCGGGAGAACTGTAAACAACCTGGAACAAGCTTGTCAGGCGGGCATAGAGATACAGGACAGGTACGGCGCCATGCTGGTCATCACGCTGGGTAAAGAAGGCGCGCTGGCCATACTGGGCGAACGCGCCTATCGCATTCCTGTGCTTAAGATACCGGTCGCCAGCGCTGCCGGCGCGGGTGATAGCATACTGGCCGGACTGGCTGCAGCGCTGTCTGCGGGCAGACCTGTAGAAGACGGCTTGCGCCTCGGATTTGCCGCCGCCGCCGCCGTCTGCCTCACTACAGCCACCGCCGATTGCCGCAGGACTGATGTGGAAAGGCTGCTGCCGCAGGTAGAACTGATAGAATACCGGGAATAG
- a CDS encoding MFS transporter produces the protein MNDPKTIKEPARLWNKNFLLLWQGQLISQIGQRYFNVGMLFYIKQATESASLMGGMMLFSTLPGVLLGPMGGTFADRFSRKKIIVYSDLIQGILVFSLAALMFFLLWTAGLIAADPQSGFAFFSFVYLTPHASAINITWMFIVATLGAIIFAFFTPAMSAAIPDLVPKDKLNVANSLNQFAIFLAMFLGQGLGGLIFSITGAPLLFLINSATYLYAAGSESFINIPQPLPEPEKKSGEAWKAFIKDTKEGLSYVWNEKGMRILFLAAALLHLLIAPMLLLLPFYVEDYLKQNASWYGYLLAAVGLGSVVGYLIAGGVNVRGRAQSNLIILSLLGASISLGIVGFITQPFIVLGVVTMIGLTAGIFIVKTTTVIQLAAASEIRGRVFGLLGTLTSGLAPIGMGIAGVIADMANKNIPVIYATCGLLVLVMSIGLALSKEARDFLTIDVAHRAEP, from the coding sequence ATGAATGATCCAAAGACGATCAAAGAACCTGCCAGGCTCTGGAATAAGAACTTCCTGCTGCTCTGGCAGGGACAGCTCATCAGCCAGATAGGGCAGCGCTACTTCAACGTGGGCATGCTCTTCTATATCAAGCAGGCCACGGAGTCGGCCAGCCTGATGGGGGGTATGATGCTCTTCTCCACGCTGCCCGGCGTGCTGCTGGGTCCGATGGGCGGCACCTTCGCCGACCGCTTTTCACGCAAGAAGATCATCGTTTACAGCGATCTCATTCAGGGCATACTGGTGTTCTCCCTGGCGGCGCTCATGTTCTTTCTGCTCTGGACCGCCGGCCTGATTGCCGCAGATCCGCAGAGCGGTTTCGCATTTTTCTCATTTGTCTACCTCACCCCACACGCCAGCGCCATCAACATCACCTGGATGTTTATAGTAGCCACGCTGGGCGCCATCATCTTCGCCTTCTTCACCCCGGCCATGTCCGCTGCCATACCCGACCTCGTTCCCAAGGATAAGCTCAATGTTGCCAACTCGCTCAATCAATTTGCCATCTTCCTGGCTATGTTCCTGGGGCAGGGTCTGGGTGGTCTGATCTTCAGTATCACCGGCGCGCCGCTATTGTTCCTGATCAACAGCGCCACCTATCTATACGCGGCAGGCAGCGAATCGTTCATCAACATACCACAGCCGCTGCCCGAGCCGGAGAAGAAATCGGGCGAGGCCTGGAAGGCCTTCATCAAGGATACCAAAGAGGGGCTGTCTTATGTATGGAACGAAAAGGGCATGCGCATCCTTTTCCTGGCGGCCGCGCTGCTGCACCTGTTGATTGCGCCCATGCTGCTTCTCCTTCCCTTTTATGTGGAGGACTACCTCAAGCAGAACGCCTCATGGTACGGCTATTTACTTGCGGCCGTGGGGCTGGGCTCGGTGGTCGGTTACCTGATCGCAGGCGGAGTGAACGTGCGGGGCAGGGCACAGAGCAACCTGATCATACTCTCACTGCTGGGCGCTTCTATCTCGCTGGGGATCGTGGGTTTCATTACCCAGCCTTTCATCGTGCTGGGTGTTGTTACCATGATAGGGCTGACGGCGGGGATATTCATCGTAAAAACCACCACGGTGATACAGCTTGCTGCCGCATCTGAGATAAGAGGCCGCGTATTCGGACTGCTGGGCACCCTGACCAGCGGCCTGGCGCCGATAGGTATGGGCATTGCCGGCGTGATCGCCGATATGGCCAACAAGAATATACCTGTTATCTACGCCACCTGCGGCCTGCTGGTGCTGGTCATGTCCATCGGGCTGGCGCTTTCCAAGGAAGCTCGTGACTTCCTGACCATTGACGTGGCGCACAGGGCAGAGCCGTGA